The sequence GTTTTAGAAAAGATTAAAGCATCTACAAATTAGAATTTGTAGTTAGCTCTAAATCTCATGTCATTTGAGTTAACCGTTGAGGCTGTCTCTTTTTTGCCATCTTCATATTGTAAAGAGAGTGTTAAACCTTTAATCGATGGAAGATCGTAAGAAATTTGTCCGTCCCAGAATGTAGATTCTGTATCAACAGATGCACCATTGAAGACAACGCCAGATGTACCACCTGCAGTATCTTGATTGATTTTTGTATATTGACCTAAGACTTTAAGACCAGTAACACCAACTTTTGCAAAATCATAACCGATTTCAAGTTTATAGGCATCAGTATTTGCACCAGAAGTTGCTTCCGCACCTTTAATTAGTGGAGCAGTATATGTTGTTGGTCCATTCCCTGCACCTAAGAGAACAGATTGGTCACTCGATACAGTACTGTAAGCCAAAGAGGCATTAAAACCTGATAGCCCAGTAACGCCAACACGTCCTTGATACATATCTCCTTCAAGGTGTAAACTATCAAAGATAGCATTTGATGTTCTCGAACCACGGTATGTTGCATCCAAAAGCACTTTTGCATTGCTTAAAGGAACCACATAATTACCCTCAGCATAGAAAACTTGTGCATCGCCTCCACTTGTACCTTCAACAGCATTAACAAACAAGTATTGTCCTGTTAATGTCAAGTTTGGAATAGA comes from Sulfuricurvum sp. and encodes:
- a CDS encoding OprD family outer membrane porin, which encodes ELRAWYFDRDTGDQNTGAIAKGNADLFSTGVMLGYVTDSLNGFSLGTTFQSSYAPMASSDAKNLYATDMYGSGAVLSEAYIIYTMKNTTAKVGRQFIASPLVNSSGSRMIKEAFQAAVLINTDLPNTTLVAGYSDKFQGRTSDYDKSVAGADSDISSFKKEAVFYGAGTSTARASGPARSSNVFGFDGAYTAAVINSSIPNLTLTGQYLFVNAVEGTSGGDAQVFYAEGNYVVPLSNAKVLLDATYRGSRTSNAIFDSLHLEGDMYQGRVGVTGLSGFNASLAYSTVSSDQSVLLGAGNGPTTYTAPLIKGAEATSGANTDAYKLEIGYDFAKVGVTGLKVLGQYTKINQDTAGGTSGVVFNGASVDTESTFWDGQISYDLPSIKGLTLSLQYEDGKKETASTVNSNDMRFRANYKF